Proteins from a single region of Haliaeetus albicilla chromosome Z, bHalAlb1.1, whole genome shotgun sequence:
- the CD274 gene encoding programmed cell death 1 ligand 1: protein MEKPLLLYIFLLYWHFLNALFTVEAPQSLYTVEHGNNVTMECTFPVNGKLKFGDLSVSWEKKDKLKKQVYVLLKGEEDFKSQHSDFRGRIKLLKENLNLGQSLLQITDVKLRDAGFYRCLIGYGGADYKTINLRVKAPYRTITQGVVSTGGNKWKLTCQSEGYPQAEVIWQNREYEDLTDKANTSYETGSDQLYRVTSTLTIKSRTDEIFYCIFWNKELQENTSAVLHIADSADGVLWTESRRFVGAILIVTAFFGSVLLVMLCLRKARANKDNRTPVATSSTAKLSKDKDTYDCRDASFEDKELKYMQIEKT from the exons ATGGAAAAGCctttgcttttatatatatttttactcTACTGGCATTTCCTAAATG ctttattcacAGTTGAAGCTCCCCAGTCACTCTACACTGTGGAACATGGTAACAATGTCACCATGGAATGCACATTTCCAGTGAATGGGAAGTTAAAGTTTGGAGATTTAAGtgtcagctgggaaaaaaaagataagttaAAGAAGCAGGTTTATGTACTTCTTAAAGGAGAGGAAGACTTCAAAAGTCAGCACAGTGACTTTAGAGGAAGAataaaactgctgaaggagaatcTGAACTTGGGACAGTCTCTCCTTCAGATCACTGATGTGAAGCTCAGAGATGCAGGGTTTTACCGCTGTCTTATTGGCTACGGGGGAGCCGACTACAAGACAATTAATCTGAGAGTTAAGG CTCCTTATAGAACTATAACCCAAGGAGTGGTGAGCACAGGAGGCAACAAATGGAAGTTGACATGTCAGTCAGAAGGATATCCACAAGCTGAAGTGATATGGCAAAACAGAGAATATGAAGATTTGACTGATAAGGCAAACACAAGTTATGAAACTGGAAGTGACCAGCTGTATCGTGTGACAAGTACCCTTACAATCAAAAGTAGAACTGATGAGATTTTTTACTGTATATTCTGGAACAAAGAGCTGCAAGAAAATACATCTGCGGTTTTACACATAGCAG aTTCAGCTGATGGTGTTCTGTGGACTGAGAGCAGACGTTTTGTTGGAGCAATTCTCATTGTGACTGCTTTCTTTGGATCAGTGCTTCTAGTTATGCTCTGCCTAAGAAAAG ctagAGCAAATAAGGACAACAGAACACCTGTGGCTACTTCATCAACAGCAA AGCTGTCAAAAGATAAGGATACATATGACTGCAGAGATGCTTCTTTTGAAGACAAAGAGCTGAAAT ATATGCAAATTGAGAAGACCTAG